A single Vigna radiata var. radiata cultivar VC1973A chromosome 8, Vradiata_ver6, whole genome shotgun sequence DNA region contains:
- the LOC106772423 gene encoding uncharacterized protein LOC106772423 isoform X1 — protein MPPRAKKTTKASSSRTTPTIPEPVSPPLSPRVAGNDLFSSDEQYERFAAHFFERPILEGRYLSDEFMEPGKFEFFDVLTKAGLNEFVACRTHYYPELVRVFYSNMRISDSGVIRTEVKKVKITIKPSLFHKLTLIPSVGVPFEGTIVDDWKEEYNSITAKAFLCKEGENLQGRLTAGKLKFETRILHYVICRILLPCSTNVAQTIEEDILLLWALMNSIQINWGHLIRNRMKKETRDNGQLPYPHLITIFLEHFGVLSESDPFTQVKRRQRIGLQVLQTFGYHKNTEGIWVYKEPVRNVEDVQGNEEADEGDEEPEKTEQCPNPEQCSSGTFTEVIKEIQDLRMFVGERLERIENRVGVVEQELINLRNQAYQPPPT, from the coding sequence ATGCCACCTCGCGCAAAGAAGACAACGAAGGCTTCGTCGTCGAGAACGACGCCTACTATTCCAGAACCAGTGTCCCCTCCATTATCGCCACGGGTTGCAGGTAATGATCTCTTCTCAAGCGACGAACAATATGAAAGATTCGCTGCTCATTTCTTTGAGCGTCCAATCCTCGAAGGACGGTATCTTTCAGATGAATTTATGGAACCTGGTAAATTCGAATTCTTCGACGTGTTAACAAAAGCAGGGCTAAATGAATTTGTCGCCTGCAGAACGCACTATTACCCCGAATTAGTCAGAGTTTTCTATAGCAATATGCGCATTTCAGATTCGGGAGTAATTCGAACCGAGGTCAAAAAGGTGAAAATCACAATcaaaccttctctttttcataaACTTACTCTGATCCCCTCCGTAGGTGTACCCTTTGAAGGAACTATTGTTGATGACTGGAAGGAGGAATACAATTCTATTACTGCTAAGGCATTCCTTTGTAAAGAAGGTGAAAACTTACAAGGTAGATTAACTGCCGGCAAGCTCAAGTTCGAAACAAGGATATTACATTATGTAATTTGTCGAATTTTACTTCCATGTTCGACAAATGTTGCACAAACAATAGAGGAGGACATTTTGTTGCTTTGGGCACTAATGAATTCTATTCAGATTAACTGGGGGCATCTCATTCGAAACAggatgaaaaaggaaacaagggACAACGGCCAACTACCATATCCCCATCTAATTACCATATTCCTGGAACACTTTGGTGTGCTCTCTGAAAGTGATCCTTTTACCCAAGTTAAAAGAAGGCAACGGATTGGTTTACAAGTTCTACAAACTTTTGGTTATCATAAAAATACTGAAGGAATTTGGGTTTACAAGGAGCCTGTTCGCAATGTGGAAGATGTACAAGGCAATGAAGAAGCAGATGAAGGTGATGAAGAACCTGAAAAAACAGAACAATGTCCAAATCCGGAACAATGCTCTTCTGGTACATTCACTGAAGTGATCAAAGAAATACAAGATCTACGCATGTTCGTTGGCGAAAGACTTGAAAGAATTGAAAATCGTGTCGGAGTTGTAGAGCAAGAACTGATTAACTTGCGCAATCAAGCTTATCAACCACCACCTACTTAG
- the LOC106772422 gene encoding uncharacterized protein LOC106772422, with amino-acid sequence MGSSGDNGSSNKLFVHHSMKTNFVAGLNAILTEEHKDVISKTPFAWFLELQDNLKIGRNILSDLLIRWVDERGGFKFGDKFVEFKEVDVSLALGLGLVGDEINLNAKYFSPSPLQKYFGKAKGKYELDMIYHFVLKEHKKLPCKDVCSLYVFVGISEVLLPCRTRIVFPNLFEIVDSTSDLSPFCWDRTVYRYLLSSFSKAFVAWKGGKGATTVYVDGCVYVFKVNFLHALFVGNYFK; translated from the exons ATGGGTTCATCTGGTGACAATGGTTCTTCAAACAAG TTATTTGTTCACCATTCAATGAAAACCAATTTTGTTGCTGGTTTGAATGCAATATTGACTGAGGAGCACAAGGATGTTATTTCGAAGACGCCATTTGCATGGTTTTTAGAATTGCAGGATAATCTAAAGATTGGTAGGAATATTTTGAGTGATTTACTGATTAGATGGGTTGATGAGAGAGGTGGTTTTAAATTTGGagataaatttgttgaattcAAGGAAGTGGATGTCAGCTTAGCCTTAGGTTTGGGTTTAGTTGGTGATGAAATTAACTTGAATGCCAAATATTTTTCACCAAGTCCATTACAGAAATACTTTGGtaaagcaaaaggaaaatatgaaCTGGATATGATATAccattttgttttgaaagaacACAAAAAGTTGCCTTGTAAGGATGTATGTAGCCTTTACGTTTTTGTTGGAATAAGTGAGGTATTGTTACCTTGTCGTACTCGAATAGTATTcccaaatttgtttgaaattgttgatagcACAAGTGatttgagtcctttttgttgGGATCGTACAGTTTATCGTTATCTACTTAGTAGTTTTAGCAAAGCTTTTGTAGCCTGGAAAGGAGGAAAAGGTGCAACTACTGTCTATGTCGATGGATGCGTGTAcgtgtttaaggtaaattttTTGCATGCATTGTTTGTTGGGAATTACTTCAAATGA
- the LOC106770148 gene encoding protein FAR-RED IMPAIRED RESPONSE 1-like, with protein sequence MGNKAPNSIVTDQCKAMANAIEEVFPKTKHRWCLWHIMKKIPEKFQGHKNYVGIKCYIKVVVYESASAIDFDSGWKRLLTTHGLENNDWLCNLYEERGKWVPCYLKNHFWADMSTTQRSEGMNAFFDGFINSTTTLQQFVIQYDNALKVKAQKEIEADFASLNTTVACGSQSPIERQFQVEYTHEKFEEVQNEFRSRMNCFIKDTVKESIFNIYTIKEECMWDGKCAPKYYHVQFDPVLKDITCSCLLFEFRGIICRHSVLVLGQEDVHNVPSKYVLRRWSKNIRRKHTLIRAAYSSLQHDPKMQRYQTLCQQFYNLAEAACESECATDQLEKDLKCLAKKFGLSSCLKNNIVSEGGQLRYESAVTETPSYNTCGSSDVLVRSPVTVKRKGRPRTNRLKSTVESRCKKKSKATKKPKCNLHYSFKTQIPPKPFNFQHTLKTLITQNATSRKEDNKGFVVENDAYYSRTSVPSIIATGCR encoded by the coding sequence ATGGGAAACAAGGCGCCAAACAGTATTGTAACTGATCAATGCAAGGCCATGGCAAATGCAATTGAAGAAGTGttcccaaaaacaaaacataggTGGTGTTTGTGgcacataatgaaaaaaatacctGAAAAATTTCAAGGGCATAAGAATTATGTTGGAATCAAGTGTTATATAAAAGTGGTTGTCTATGAATCTGCTAGTGCAATTGACTTTGATAGTGGTTGGAAACGACTACTTACCACACATGGCTTGGAAAATAATGATTGGCTATGTAATTTGTACGAAGAGAGAGGGAAATGGGTTCCATGTTACTTGAAGAATCACTTTTGGGCTGATATGTCAACTACTCAAAGAAGCGAGGGAATGAATGCTTTCTTTGATGGTTTTATTAATTCCACTACCACACTGCAACAATTTGTGATTCAATACGATAATGCTTTAAAAGTAAAGGcccaaaaagaaatagaagcTGACTTTGCCTCTCTAAATACAACAGTTGCATGTGGGTCTCAATCACCAATTGAGAGACAATTTCAAGTTGAGTACACACatgaaaaatttgaagaagTACAAAATGAGTTTCGATCAAGGATGAATTGTTTCATTAAAGACACGGTGAAGGAAAGTATTTTCAACATCTACACAATCAAAGAAGAGTGCATGTGGGATGGAAAATGTGCTCCAAAATATTACCATGTTCAATTCGATCctgttttaaaagatattactTGCTCCTGCCTACTTTTTGAGTTTAGAGGCATTATATGTAGGCATTCGGTATTGGTTCTAGGTCAGGAAGATGTCCATAATGTACCCTCGAAATATGTACTTCGACGTTGGAGCAAAAACATCCGAAGAAAGCACACACTTATTAGAGCAGCTTATAGTTCTTTACAGCATGATCCCAAGATGCAAAGATACCAAACTTTGTGTCAACAGTTCTATAATCTGGCTGAGGCTGCATGTGAATCTGAATGTGCTACTGATCAGTtggaaaaagatttgaaatgtCTTGCTAAAAAGTTTGGTTTGAGTTCATGCCTGAAAAATAACATCGTAAGTGAGGGAGGACAATTAAGGTATGAGAGTGCCGTCACAGAAACTCCATCCTACAATACATGCGGAAGTAGTGACGTACTAGTTCGCAGTCCCGTCACGGTTAAGCGAAAAGGCCGACCAAGAACTAACAGATTGAAATCAACCGTTGAAAGTAGGTGTAAAAAGAAATCAAAGGCTACTAAAAAACCCAAGTGTAACCTACATTACTCCTTTAAAACCCAAATACCCCCAAAACCATTTAACTTCCAACACACTCTGAAAACCCTAATAACCCAAAATGCCACCTCGCGCAAAGAAGACAACAAAGGCTTCGTCGTCGAGAACGACGCCTACTATTCCAGAACCAGTGTCCCCTCCATTATCGCCACGGGTTGCAGGTAA
- the LOC106770149 gene encoding protein FAR1-RELATED SEQUENCE 5-like → MVLVDEMNEELNTDEESSLRLDPTLDMSFDTMQDAKKFYQDYGRRCGFGIQTRTSKKDSNNVVYYLRLVCSREGKYVSNIRLEVKTLPSQTNQCHAGITIARKNHKWFVRTVVLDHSHELCPQTSNLICGNRQLNMHAKHTLEVNDDAGVRINKSFLSIVSEAGGYENMQFVERDARNYIGQHMCKEGDGQALLRHFSKMRDQNNEFFYDIEMDEDNRITSVFCADARSRAACDEFGDVVSFDTTYLTNKYDMPFAPFVGVNHHGQSLLLGCGLLSSEDT, encoded by the coding sequence ATGGTTTTGGTTGATGAAATGAATGAGGAATTAAATACGGATGAAGAGAGTAGTTTAAGGTTGGATCCTACTTTGGACATGTCTTTTGACACAATGCAAGATGCAAAGAAATTTTATCAAGACTACGGTAGAAGATGTGGATTTGGCATTCAAACCAGAACTTCTAAAAAGGATAGCAACAACGTGGTGTATTACTTGAGATTGGTTTGTTCTAGGGAAGGTAAATATGTTTCCAACATTCGTCTAGAGGTCAAAACTCTTCCCAGTCAGACTAATCAATGCCATGCTGGAATAACCATTGCACGAAAAAATCACAAATGGTTTGTTAGAACTGTAGTTTTAGATCACAGTCATGAGCTGTGTCCACAAACCTCCAATCTAATCTGTGGTAATAGGCAATTGAACATGCATGCCAAACACACTTTGGAAGTGAATGATGATGCTGGTGTTCGTATTaataagagtttccttagcATAGTTAGTGAAGCGGGTGGATATGAAAACATGCAATTTGTTGAACGAGATGCTAGGAACTACATTGGTCAGCATATGTGTAAGGAAGGTGATGGACAAGCATTGCTTCGACACTTTTCAAAAATGAGAGACCAGAATAATGAATTCTTCTATGACATCGAGATGGATGAAGATAATAGAATTACTAGTGTGTTTTGTGCAGATGCTCGAAGCCGAGCTGCATGTGACGAGTTCGGTGATGTCGTGTCGTTTGACACCACGTACTTAACAAACAAGTACGACATGCCATTTGCTCCATTTGTAGGAGTTAATCACCATGGACAATCGCTCTTACTTGGTTGTGGATTGCTGTCATCAGAGGACACTTAG
- the LOC106770150 gene encoding uncharacterized protein LOC106770150, translating to MTLGLGVGGLEISFDESIVGKVGELFNSSKTKAKELINMFDNIVGDDDLDVDVVCRLYILVCFVEFFFARNSRHVSNMPCVVLDDLDSLCNYDWSGAIHTYLVHSLNRCNKKLLTGKIADSISISGSAVVLQLWVYERLGLHSQPSYKVFLRLKRFRSLSYGTKVIDLLFRKGEVHFDWYIRSVERHNPIIRRAFNMDAVARTAKAPEKAENSCEPPRAGRLEKVRKNNQKIKSLNDEIVAIRKALSQRRKTGRFHQNISVDEASVDVVGEGNEGGVQEATIDDTVADEAGAGEGVADEAAFGETAGDEDGVHEEETTAAPVDEAAATATPVDEAAAPTTAVDKARADEQPVHEAVAHEQGVDEAIADEDVVDELPPRDPPTFVDIGGDDDEADQIIPHVQSYVCEIMGQLLITRDCSSLGPRECVDNMVIIFVATMFMYFEKRSTGVIKWMIFSPMFATHLLTDNKRRVAKRHVWQVIDYQPYFRHDLVRVQDLLSADWVFIPIVTKNHWWCYALRVYTMQFFVIDSLEKGISGRAGIDRSIVRFTVDVQLFSCH from the exons ATGACTTTAGGATTGGGAGTGGGGGGTTTGGAGATCTCCTTCGATGAATCAATTGTCGGAAAAGTTGGTGAACTGTTTAATTCCAGTAAAACGAAAGCAAAAGAGTTGATAAACATGTTTGATAACATTGTTGGTGATGATGATCTAGATGTAGATGTCGTCTGTCGtttgtatattttagtttgctttgttgagttttttttcGCTAGGAACTCAAGGCATGTTTCTAACATGCCTTGTGTAGTGCTAGATGATTTAGATAGTTTGTGTAATTATGATTGGAGTGGTGCTATACATACGTATCTTGTACATAGTCTCAACAGATGTAATAAGAAATTATTGACTGGAAAGATTGCTGATTCTATAAGCATTAGTGGTAGTGCTGTTGTGTTGCAG CTATGGGTGTACGAACGCCTAGGTTTGCATTCTCAGCCATCTTACAAGGTATTTCTGCGACTTAAGCGATTTCGTTCCTTAAGTTATGGGACCAAAGTAATAGATCTTTTGTTTAGGAAAGGGGAG GTACACTTTGATTGGTACATTCGATCCGTTGAGCGTCACAATCCCATCATCCGTAGGGCATTCAATATGGATGCGGTGGCGAGGACTGCAAAAGCACCTGAAAAAGCTGAAAATAGTTGTGAACCTCCACGTGCTGGAAGATtggaaaaagttagaaaaaacaaccagaaaataaaaagtCTTAATGATGAAATTGTTGCTATAAGGAAGGCGTTAAGTCAACGAAGAAAGACTGGAAGGTTTCACCAAAATATTTCCGTTGACGAAGCTAGTGTTGATGTTGTGGGTGAGGGGAATGAAGGAGGTGTCCAAGAAGCAACTATTGATGATACAGTTGCAGACGAAGCAGGTGCTGGTGAAGGAGTTGCTGATGAAGCAGCTTTTGGTGAAACAGCTGGAGATGAAGATGGTGTACATGAAGAAGAAACAACTGCAGCACCTGTTGATGAAGCTGCTGCAACTGCAACACCTGTTGATGAAGCAGCTGCACCTACAACAGCTGTTGATAAAGCACGTGCAGATGAGCAACCTGTTCATGAAGCAGTTGCACACGAACAAGGTGTTGACGAAGCTATTGCAGATGaagatgttgttgatgaattacCCCCACGGGATCCACCAACTTTCGTTGACATTGGTGGTGATGATGACGAAGCTGATCAAATAATTCCACATGTACAATC CTATGTTTGTGAAATAATGGGTCAACTGTTGATAACGAGGGACTGTAGCTCCTTAGGGCCTCGAGAATGTGTTGACAACAtg GTTATAATTTTTGTAGCAACCATgtttatgtattttgaaaaaaggTCAACTGGAGTCATAAAATGGATGATCTTCAGTCCAATGTTTGCG actcACTTACTAACTGACAATAAGAGGCGAGTTGCCAAAAGACATGTCTGGCAAGTTATAGATTACCAGCCTTATTTTCGACACGATCTAGTACGAGTTCAAGATTTATTATCTGCTGATTGG GTTTTCATCCCAATTGTAACCAAGAATCACTGGTGGTGCTATGCACTGAGGGTCTACACCATGCAGTTTTTTGTTATTGACTCATTGGAGAAGGGAATCAGCGGACGTGCTGGGATTGACCGAAGCATTGTACGTTTTACTGTTGATGTTCAGTTGTTCAGTTGTCATTGA